One region of Maridesulfovibrio ferrireducens genomic DNA includes:
- a CDS encoding 4Fe-4S dicluster domain-containing protein: MSSSLNHFIAADPEKCIGCKLCEVACSQAHSSSPAFTAGALNAPILPRLYVVQTPEITIPVQCRHCEDAPCANCCPVSAISRKNGAIVVETKLCVGCKTCMLACPFGAIELLPVYKNGAPVMQAVLCENGETSMDEVPMLFAGKCDLCSDRKKGPACVEVCPEKALSLIDPSRMKRERNIKAAMSFLNTSQNFS; encoded by the coding sequence ATGTCTTCTTCCCTGAACCATTTTATAGCAGCTGATCCTGAAAAATGCATCGGCTGTAAACTTTGCGAAGTCGCCTGCTCCCAGGCTCATTCGTCCAGTCCGGCATTCACAGCAGGAGCACTTAACGCGCCTATTCTGCCCCGTTTATACGTTGTGCAGACTCCTGAAATTACCATTCCCGTTCAATGCCGCCACTGCGAAGACGCCCCTTGCGCTAATTGCTGTCCTGTTTCCGCCATCAGCCGCAAAAACGGTGCGATTGTTGTTGAAACAAAGCTTTGCGTTGGATGTAAAACCTGCATGCTCGCTTGTCCTTTCGGAGCAATTGAACTTCTGCCTGTATATAAAAACGGCGCTCCAGTGATGCAGGCTGTTCTGTGCGAAAATGGTGAAACTTCAATGGACGAAGTGCCCATGCTCTTTGCCGGAAAATGCGACCTTTGCTCTGATCGGAAAAAAGGTCCTGCCTGCGTTGAAGTGTGCCCTGAAAAAGCACTGAGCTTAATAGACCCTTCCCGCATGAAACGGGAACGCAACATTAAAGCGGCTATGAGTTTTCTAAACACTTCACAAAATTTTTCTTAA
- a CDS encoding [FeFe] hydrogenase, group A — protein sequence MSKSKQLIIIDEELCTGCGRCKDVCPVDAISGIHGEPHKIDSSRCVFCGQCVQTCSAYSSILDEPETPRADKLLERGMFQSTTEPLFAAYCAGDVFEISDALKSDKFTMVQCAPAVRVSIGEDFGMKAGSLTPGKMAAALRRLGFDKVYDTNFAADLTIMEEGNELLSRVKNNGTLPMFTSCCPAWVRYMELNYPDLLPHLSSCKSPQQMSGALFKTYGADINGKQRAEIYSVAVMPCTCKKFESARPEMSMEGHRDVDAVLTTRELAYMIREAGIDFESLPDEDFDKPLGTYSGAGNIFGVTGGVMEAALRTAYELVSGEPVPETDLIFVRGEEGFRIASMTMGEQTFKIAVVAGLTNVAPLLEKVRVGNADVDFVEVMCCPSGCISGGGQPKVLLPIERDEVYRCRKESMYSHDKNSKIRKSHENPDVQKAYADFLGEPLGHTSHKLLHTVFGKQDA from the coding sequence ATGTCCAAATCAAAACAACTTATCATAATAGATGAAGAACTTTGCACCGGCTGCGGTCGCTGTAAGGACGTATGCCCCGTAGACGCTATCTCCGGAATTCATGGAGAGCCGCATAAAATTGACTCTTCCCGCTGTGTATTTTGCGGACAATGCGTGCAGACATGCAGTGCTTACTCTTCAATTTTAGATGAACCGGAAACTCCGCGCGCAGATAAACTTCTTGAACGCGGTATGTTTCAATCAACAACGGAACCTCTGTTTGCCGCTTATTGTGCGGGTGATGTCTTCGAAATTTCAGACGCACTAAAATCAGACAAATTTACTATGGTTCAATGTGCTCCGGCAGTACGAGTCTCTATAGGCGAAGATTTTGGAATGAAGGCAGGAAGCCTCACCCCCGGTAAAATGGCCGCCGCACTTCGCAGACTGGGTTTCGACAAAGTGTATGACACAAATTTTGCCGCAGACCTCACCATAATGGAAGAAGGGAACGAACTTCTTTCACGCGTTAAAAATAACGGAACGCTCCCGATGTTCACCTCCTGCTGTCCGGCATGGGTGCGTTACATGGAGCTGAATTATCCTGATTTATTGCCGCATCTTTCAAGCTGTAAGTCTCCCCAGCAAATGTCCGGCGCATTATTTAAAACCTATGGTGCCGACATTAACGGCAAACAGCGCGCGGAAATATACAGTGTTGCGGTTATGCCCTGCACCTGCAAAAAATTCGAAAGCGCAAGACCTGAAATGAGTATGGAAGGACACCGCGACGTTGATGCTGTTTTAACTACACGTGAACTGGCATACATGATCCGCGAAGCAGGAATTGATTTCGAATCACTGCCTGATGAAGATTTCGACAAACCACTCGGCACATATTCCGGAGCAGGAAATATTTTCGGGGTTACGGGTGGAGTTATGGAAGCCGCACTTCGCACAGCGTACGAACTTGTTTCAGGTGAACCAGTACCCGAAACAGATCTTATTTTTGTCCGTGGCGAGGAAGGTTTCCGCATAGCTTCCATGACCATGGGTGAACAGACTTTCAAAATTGCGGTAGTTGCCGGACTTACAAACGTTGCTCCGCTTTTAGAAAAAGTACGTGTAGGCAACGCAGATGTAGATTTCGTGGAAGTCATGTGCTGCCCGTCGGGATGTATCAGCGGAGGCGGTCAGCCTAAAGTGCTGCTGCCGATTGAACGGGATGAAGTCTACCGGTGCAGAAAAGAATCCATGTACTCACATGACAAAAACTCCAAGATTCGCAAATCACATGAAAATCCTGACGTGCAAAAAGCATATGCTGATTTTCTGGGCGAACCTTTAGGTCACACTTCCCATAAATTGCTGCACACAGTTTTCGGCAAACAGGACGCATAA
- a CDS encoding 4Fe-4S dicluster domain-containing protein, with protein sequence MKAFVIADPRKCIGCGACEVACASANSELSIPEAARLRAAFNPRLNLISTPEITMPIQCRQCEDAPCAKACPVGGIVYLNGVVHIRKENCIGCKMCILACPVGAVNILPLDKNLPRPATGSKYPYDNSELPEFYAQKCELCSDREEGPACVQICPAGAFTLIDVDTLKETVKSRREKVLRNLQ encoded by the coding sequence ATGAAAGCCTTCGTTATTGCAGATCCGCGTAAATGTATTGGGTGCGGAGCGTGTGAGGTTGCCTGCGCTTCAGCGAACAGCGAACTGTCTATCCCGGAAGCGGCAAGGCTGCGCGCGGCATTTAATCCCCGTTTAAATTTAATATCGACTCCTGAAATAACAATGCCCATACAATGCCGCCAGTGCGAAGACGCTCCTTGCGCAAAAGCCTGCCCAGTAGGAGGGATTGTCTATCTGAACGGAGTGGTTCACATTCGCAAAGAAAATTGTATCGGCTGTAAAATGTGCATACTGGCCTGCCCTGTTGGAGCCGTTAACATTTTACCTCTTGATAAAAATCTGCCGCGCCCTGCCACAGGCTCTAAATACCCCTATGACAATTCGGAACTTCCTGAATTTTATGCACAGAAATGTGAACTTTGCAGCGACAGAGAAGAAGGGCCTGCCTGTGTACAGATTTGCCCTGCCGGAGCTTTTACCCTTATAGATGTGGATACCTTAAAAGAAACTGTCAAATCCAGACGCGAAAAGGTATTACGAAATCTGCAATAA
- a CDS encoding LytR/AlgR family response regulator transcription factor: MAAKQKIRCILIDDEAPALDELNYLLSEFNDIEIIRTATSATQGIKLIQEEEPDLVFLDIQMPGKNGFHVLQEIMQFPNPPLVIFATAYDEYALRAFEENAVDYILKPFSQERISKSLERVRCLLFANCTEKVEVPNMNALLSGMGLGHNVLRISVEGNGRILLLEPAEVILCRMEDRKIMVYTAEDIFPCYGDKTLDKLEERLQGQPFFKANRGELVNLTHVRDFAPWFNGKYVLTMNNIQENEVIISKGRVKSFRERLGLA; this comes from the coding sequence ATGGCTGCAAAGCAGAAAATCAGATGTATTCTCATAGATGACGAAGCTCCTGCGCTGGATGAGCTTAATTATCTGCTGTCAGAGTTCAATGATATAGAAATCATAAGGACCGCAACTTCGGCCACTCAAGGCATCAAGTTGATACAGGAAGAAGAACCTGATCTCGTTTTTCTGGACATTCAAATGCCCGGCAAAAACGGTTTCCATGTATTGCAGGAAATTATGCAGTTTCCAAATCCGCCGCTCGTTATTTTTGCCACAGCCTACGATGAATACGCCCTGCGGGCTTTTGAAGAAAACGCCGTCGACTACATTCTCAAACCCTTCTCGCAAGAACGGATTTCCAAAAGTCTTGAACGGGTCCGCTGCCTACTTTTTGCAAACTGCACTGAAAAAGTTGAAGTCCCCAACATGAACGCATTACTAAGCGGCATGGGACTGGGACACAACGTTTTGCGGATTTCAGTTGAAGGGAATGGACGCATACTTCTTCTCGAGCCTGCCGAAGTAATTCTATGCAGAATGGAAGATCGTAAAATCATGGTTTACACTGCCGAAGATATTTTCCCCTGCTACGGAGATAAGACTCTCGATAAACTTGAAGAACGCCTCCAAGGACAACCTTTTTTCAAAGCTAATCGGGGCGAGCTTGTAAACCTGACCCATGTTCGGGATTTTGCGCCGTGGTTTAATGGAAAATACGTTCTGACCATGAATAACATTCAAGAGAATGAAGTCATAATAAGCAAGGGCCGCGTAAAATCTTTTCGCGAAAGACTTGGACTTGCATAG
- a CDS encoding LytS/YhcK type 5TM receptor domain-containing protein, translating into MNPETLIITLAERFGLIVAGAFLLLTITPIHKIGFRKTSPKATIATQILIFGIFGILGTYGGNFVFQSVANLRAMAVITGGLFGGPLVGLGAGLIAGGHRILIDFGGFSAVPCGLATVLEGTAAGLISLKLANRMDWRAAAGLAFVGEIIHMIMVLYLSSPYSEALKLVELIALPMIILNTFGAAIFAQVINIVFRYGTKRDSIQAQQILDIANLTVGHLRSGLTMESAMETAKIIFFNVSVAAVAITDNKNVLAHIGVGDDHHLPGKKIRTASTLNALAQGEPVFLDSSEKIGCNHRGCPFTSAAVVPLHKKGEILGTLKLYGTKKKELDLLSFEIAKGLANLCSTQLELEEIQIKEQMLAHAEIRRLQAQINPHFLFNSLNTVTSFCRTNPNRARELLLELSSYMRKNLDSSRGYIPLSEELAQLKSYLAIEQARFGDRIKVDITVEKECEDWPIPPLIIQPLVENSVKHGIMGREEGGQITISIQCDRRQLSVSIKDDGVGMSQAKLDQLFEKKKIESCEEGIGVRNCIQRIEQIYGPQCKITITSKLNEGTCVSFKIPKLRNQPRKTDFQTTTS; encoded by the coding sequence ATGAATCCCGAAACTCTGATCATCACCCTTGCGGAAAGATTCGGCCTTATCGTAGCCGGAGCATTTCTACTGCTCACCATCACACCTATCCATAAAATAGGATTCCGTAAAACTTCACCCAAGGCAACAATTGCCACACAAATACTCATTTTCGGAATTTTCGGAATACTCGGAACATACGGTGGCAACTTCGTATTTCAATCAGTAGCAAATTTACGGGCAATGGCGGTTATCACTGGCGGCTTATTCGGCGGACCATTAGTCGGACTCGGCGCCGGACTTATAGCCGGAGGTCATCGCATTTTAATAGATTTCGGCGGATTCAGCGCCGTTCCCTGCGGACTTGCAACAGTTTTAGAAGGTACTGCAGCCGGATTAATTTCTCTCAAACTTGCCAACCGTATGGACTGGCGAGCCGCCGCCGGTCTCGCCTTTGTGGGTGAAATCATCCATATGATCATGGTCCTCTACCTTTCAAGTCCGTATTCCGAAGCATTAAAGCTTGTAGAATTAATCGCACTGCCCATGATCATTTTAAACACTTTCGGTGCAGCTATTTTTGCACAGGTTATCAACATAGTTTTCCGCTACGGCACCAAACGCGATTCCATACAGGCGCAACAAATTCTGGACATTGCCAACCTCACGGTGGGACACCTCCGTTCCGGTTTAACCATGGAATCTGCTATGGAAACAGCCAAAATTATATTTTTCAATGTTTCTGTTGCAGCCGTGGCAATTACTGACAATAAAAATGTGCTGGCTCATATCGGAGTTGGTGACGATCATCACCTTCCCGGTAAAAAAATCAGAACAGCTTCCACCTTAAATGCGCTTGCCCAAGGTGAGCCTGTATTTTTGGATTCAAGTGAAAAAATCGGATGTAATCATCGAGGATGTCCTTTCACTTCCGCAGCGGTTGTTCCCCTTCATAAAAAGGGTGAAATTTTAGGAACTTTAAAACTTTACGGAACAAAAAAGAAAGAGCTTGATCTGCTTTCCTTTGAAATAGCCAAGGGACTCGCCAATCTGTGCTCCACACAGCTGGAACTTGAAGAAATTCAAATCAAAGAACAAATGCTTGCTCATGCGGAAATTCGTCGCCTTCAAGCTCAAATAAATCCTCACTTTCTATTTAATTCTTTAAATACAGTTACATCCTTTTGTCGTACAAATCCGAACAGGGCGCGGGAGTTGCTCCTTGAGCTATCCTCGTACATGCGCAAAAATCTGGACAGCAGCCGCGGCTACATTCCGCTATCCGAAGAACTTGCCCAGCTCAAAAGCTATCTTGCAATTGAACAGGCCCGCTTCGGAGACCGCATTAAAGTTGATATTACTGTTGAAAAAGAATGCGAAGACTGGCCCATCCCGCCGCTGATCATCCAGCCGCTGGTAGAAAACAGTGTGAAACACGGCATAATGGGACGCGAGGAAGGCGGTCAAATTACTATTTCGATTCAATGCGATAGAAGGCAACTCAGCGTTTCAATAAAAGATGACGGTGTCGGAATGAGTCAGGCTAAATTGGATCAGCTCTTTGAAAAAAAGAAAATCGAATCATGCGAGGAAGGAATAGGTGTGCGCAACTGCATTCAGCGTATCGAGCAGATATACGGCCCTCAATGTAAAATAACAATCACCAGCAAACTAAACGAAGGAACCTGCGTCAGTTTTAAAATTCCAAAACTGCGAAATCAACCCCGGAAAACGGACTTTCAAACAACAACAAGCTGA
- a CDS encoding carbon starvation CstA family protein: protein MLFFFACVASLIVGYLIYGKFVDNVFGPDGNRTTPAYTMRDDVDYMPMPKWKLMFIQVLDIAGIGPIFGPILGALYGPAALIWIVIGCIFGGAVHDYFSGMLSIRNNGASVPELVGEYLGMPARHVMRVFAFVLLMLVGVVFVLSPAKLLTGLTGINTGLLVACIFAYYFLATILPIDKLIGKLYPLFGALLLVMTIAIAVALMFSDHAFLPNLDFAVNTSPTGKPMWPLLFITLSCGAISGFHATQSPLMARCVKNEKEGRSVFYGAMIIEGVIALIWCTIGLSFYDSPEAMNAVIASGSPSAVVSQAANALLGPVGGIFAIIAVVILPITSGDTAFRSTRLIVAETFKLDQGPAIKRLLIAVPLFALGYVISTQNFTSIWRYFGFSNQCLSMMVLWTAAVYLGQRAKLHWIASIPATFMTAVVVTFIMQAKIGFELSMNTSILIGIAAAVATMALFLVKYVAPKAVQES, encoded by the coding sequence ATGCTATTTTTCTTTGCCTGCGTTGCATCCCTGATTGTCGGATACCTTATCTACGGTAAATTTGTTGATAATGTTTTCGGCCCGGACGGTAACCGCACCACCCCTGCTTACACTATGCGTGATGATGTTGACTACATGCCCATGCCTAAATGGAAACTGATGTTCATTCAGGTTCTGGACATTGCCGGTATCGGCCCGATCTTCGGACCTATTCTCGGCGCACTTTACGGCCCTGCCGCCCTTATCTGGATCGTAATCGGTTGTATCTTCGGCGGAGCTGTCCACGATTATTTCAGCGGAATGCTTTCCATCCGCAACAACGGTGCAAGCGTACCTGAACTTGTTGGTGAATATCTAGGAATGCCTGCCCGCCATGTTATGCGCGTATTCGCTTTCGTTCTGTTAATGCTTGTCGGCGTAGTTTTTGTTCTCAGCCCAGCAAAACTGCTCACAGGTTTGACCGGAATCAACACCGGACTCCTTGTAGCCTGTATTTTCGCATATTACTTCCTCGCAACTATTCTTCCAATTGATAAACTTATCGGAAAACTCTATCCGCTTTTCGGAGCACTGTTACTGGTCATGACCATCGCAATTGCAGTTGCACTCATGTTCAGTGATCACGCGTTTCTGCCTAACCTTGACTTTGCTGTTAACACCAGCCCCACTGGCAAACCAATGTGGCCTCTGCTCTTCATCACTCTTTCATGCGGAGCAATCAGTGGATTCCATGCAACACAGTCGCCACTTATGGCTCGCTGTGTAAAAAATGAAAAAGAAGGACGCTCAGTATTCTACGGTGCAATGATCATTGAAGGCGTCATCGCGCTTATCTGGTGTACTATCGGTTTGTCTTTCTATGACTCCCCTGAAGCTATGAACGCTGTTATCGCTTCCGGCAGCCCTTCCGCTGTAGTTTCACAGGCTGCAAATGCACTTCTCGGACCTGTAGGCGGAATCTTCGCAATCATCGCTGTTGTTATCCTGCCCATCACCAGTGGTGACACTGCATTCCGCAGCACACGTCTTATTGTAGCTGAAACATTCAAACTTGATCAGGGTCCTGCAATCAAACGTCTGCTAATTGCGGTTCCTCTGTTCGCTCTTGGATATGTAATCTCTACTCAGAACTTCACTTCAATCTGGAGATACTTCGGATTCTCAAATCAGTGTCTGTCCATGATGGTACTCTGGACCGCAGCAGTTTACTTAGGACAGCGCGCAAAACTGCACTGGATTGCATCCATCCCTGCCACCTTCATGACAGCGGTGGTTGTAACATTCATCATGCAGGCTAAAATCGGATTCGAACTTAGTATGAACACATCAATACTGATCGGGATTGCAGCAGCCGTAGCCACAATGGCTCTGTTCCTCGTAAAGTACGTTGCCCCCAAGGCAGTACAAGAAAGCTAA
- a CDS encoding F0F1 ATP synthase subunit gamma, with translation MQALEAVKKKISTTNDLLSVVKTMKALAAVNIRHFENAAQGVGEYAEVVEDGWSVFFKNAGVIPNTGKGKVAVLLAIGSDQGMCGQFNEVSKQETLRVIDELKSEGFTVSCWTCGERVHGALEGSGVTTDLNFRVPGSLRGVNGIVNDIERNLEEWKRKKGMHRFSIVHNRFAPDGSRVAAKHILPLSIRSKGAPWESRSLPMTNIPITDLFSTLFLEYIYISVYGAIVQSLAAENSSRLAAMQVAEKNIIEHVELLESDYRNTRQGTITGELLDIVAGVEAVSGGKF, from the coding sequence ATGCAGGCTCTTGAGGCTGTAAAAAAGAAAATTTCTACCACTAATGATCTGCTTTCTGTTGTTAAAACAATGAAAGCATTGGCTGCGGTCAACATTCGGCATTTTGAGAATGCTGCGCAGGGTGTCGGGGAATATGCGGAAGTTGTTGAAGACGGCTGGAGTGTGTTTTTCAAAAATGCCGGAGTAATTCCGAACACAGGAAAAGGCAAAGTTGCCGTGTTGCTTGCTATCGGTTCGGATCAAGGGATGTGTGGTCAGTTTAATGAGGTTTCAAAGCAGGAAACTTTGCGGGTGATTGATGAGCTTAAGTCCGAAGGGTTTACTGTTTCGTGCTGGACTTGCGGAGAAAGAGTGCATGGAGCTCTTGAGGGTAGCGGAGTTACTACAGATCTAAATTTCAGAGTTCCGGGAAGTTTGCGCGGAGTTAACGGCATAGTTAATGACATTGAACGTAACCTTGAGGAATGGAAAAGGAAAAAAGGTATGCACAGATTCAGCATTGTGCATAATAGATTTGCCCCCGATGGTTCAAGGGTTGCCGCAAAGCATATACTTCCGCTTAGTATAAGATCAAAGGGGGCGCCGTGGGAAAGTAGATCTTTGCCCATGACGAATATTCCTATTACCGATTTATTTTCGACTCTTTTTCTGGAATACATTTATATTTCAGTTTACGGAGCTATCGTGCAATCTCTTGCCGCGGAAAACAGCTCAAGGCTGGCGGCAATGCAGGTGGCTGAGAAAAATATTATAGAGCATGTCGAATTGCTCGAGTCGGACTACCGCAATACTCGGCAGGGAACTATTACGGGTGAACTGCTTGATATTGTCGCGGGAGTCGAGGCTGTTTCGGGTGGAAAGTTTTAA
- a CDS encoding F0F1 ATP synthase subunit alpha: MGFLSDNLDQALGAVERGLDKMDYDPESREVGRVISVARGVAQVEGLKSVRSEELLTLGDGIQGMALDLLPDSIGVALFGRSSGLSAGDEAIPSGTVLSVPVGEALIGRIVDPLGNPLDDGPAPDTTETRPVECEAPPILMRAPVDTPMATGLKVVDTLIPIGRGQRELILGDRQTGKTAIALDVILNQKKGDVVCVYCAIGQRSTSVARVISSLRTHGAMAYTFVVVVDGDAPSGLQYIAPYAATSMAEYFMEQGRDVLIIYDDLTRHAQAYRQLSLLMRRPPGREAFPGDIFYIHSRLLERSTRLSPKHGGGTITALPIVETEAQNISAYIPTNLISITDGQIYLSPVLFQKGLLPAIDVGKSVSRVGGRAQPLAYRKVSGDLRLTYSQFQELEAFARFGTRLDKDTRKRLDHGVRVRELLKQDRFSPMSASEQLVILWAVSLGLLDEIPLEKIGEIQDFILQKAHEGFADFERIPKAESKDGIWDELKSSIEKYIELWREINAGS; encoded by the coding sequence ATGGGTTTTCTAAGCGATAATCTAGATCAGGCACTAGGAGCCGTGGAAAGGGGACTGGATAAAATGGATTATGATCCAGAGTCCCGCGAGGTGGGCAGGGTAATATCTGTTGCACGCGGTGTTGCGCAAGTCGAAGGGCTTAAATCGGTCCGTTCCGAAGAATTACTTACGCTCGGGGATGGCATTCAAGGGATGGCTCTTGACCTTCTACCGGATTCTATAGGTGTTGCTTTGTTCGGGAGAAGTTCGGGACTCAGTGCGGGAGATGAAGCAATTCCGTCGGGGACAGTTTTAAGCGTACCTGTCGGTGAGGCTCTTATCGGCAGAATTGTTGATCCGCTTGGAAATCCTCTTGATGATGGACCCGCTCCGGATACAACAGAAACCCGTCCTGTTGAATGTGAAGCCCCGCCGATTCTCATGCGTGCTCCGGTTGATACTCCTATGGCTACCGGGCTTAAGGTCGTGGACACCTTGATTCCCATAGGCCGCGGACAGCGTGAACTTATACTTGGAGACAGGCAAACGGGTAAAACCGCGATTGCTCTTGATGTTATACTTAATCAAAAAAAAGGGGATGTCGTTTGTGTTTATTGCGCTATAGGCCAACGCAGCACGTCTGTTGCCAGAGTTATATCCTCTTTGCGTACACATGGAGCAATGGCTTATACTTTTGTAGTCGTAGTTGACGGGGATGCTCCGTCCGGCTTGCAATATATTGCTCCTTACGCCGCAACGAGCATGGCTGAATATTTTATGGAACAGGGGCGCGATGTTCTGATTATTTATGATGATCTGACTCGTCATGCACAGGCGTACAGGCAGTTAAGTCTTCTCATGCGTAGACCTCCGGGGCGTGAAGCTTTTCCCGGTGATATTTTTTATATCCATTCAAGGTTACTTGAAAGGTCAACTCGCCTTAGCCCGAAACATGGCGGTGGAACGATAACAGCATTGCCTATTGTTGAAACCGAGGCTCAAAATATTTCTGCGTACATTCCGACAAATTTAATTTCCATAACAGATGGTCAGATTTATCTGTCTCCTGTGCTTTTTCAAAAGGGTTTATTGCCTGCGATTGATGTTGGGAAATCCGTATCACGTGTAGGTGGGCGAGCGCAGCCTTTAGCATATCGTAAAGTTTCCGGTGATCTGCGTCTTACTTATTCGCAGTTTCAAGAGCTTGAGGCTTTTGCACGATTTGGAACGCGGCTTGATAAGGATACACGCAAAAGGCTTGATCATGGGGTCCGGGTCAGAGAACTGCTTAAGCAAGATAGATTTTCTCCAATGAGTGCATCAGAACAGCTTGTCATTCTCTGGGCTGTATCACTTGGTTTGCTTGATGAGATTCCGCTCGAAAAAATAGGTGAAATTCAAGATTTCATTTTACAAAAAGCTCACGAAGGTTTTGCTGATTTTGAAAGGATTCCTAAAGCGGAATCAAAAGACGGAATTTGGGATGAATTAAAAAGCAGTATAGAAAAGTATATTGAGCTGTGGAGGGAAATCAATGCAGGCTCTTGA
- a CDS encoding ATPase, with protein MLLDWFTVFAQIINFFVLIFLLKLFLYGPLVKAMKKRKERVADEMEQVRNAKSEADELNKSLQAKHLELENKASEVMAEIHSEAEKWRQQAMISAQKEIDIQREEWLSALSREKDVIALNLKKRIMDEVTSVASRIILDLSDSDLEERVVAGLLRIIEMESVKVDCRENEIIIRTGFAHEGVHREKTVIMLNKLFPDCAEHIFKVEPELGFGIELVAGDRKWEWNLTSYVGDLEKNILEEIAKSPSGVE; from the coding sequence ATGCTTCTTGATTGGTTCACTGTTTTTGCGCAGATAATTAATTTTTTTGTTTTAATTTTTTTGCTAAAGTTGTTTCTTTACGGCCCACTTGTAAAAGCTATGAAGAAGCGAAAAGAGCGCGTGGCTGACGAAATGGAGCAGGTACGTAATGCAAAAAGTGAAGCGGATGAATTAAATAAATCTTTGCAGGCAAAACATTTAGAGCTTGAAAATAAAGCTTCTGAAGTCATGGCGGAAATTCATTCGGAAGCCGAAAAATGGCGTCAGCAGGCAATGATTTCAGCGCAAAAAGAAATTGATATTCAGCGGGAGGAATGGCTGTCTGCTCTAAGCCGCGAAAAGGATGTAATCGCTTTAAATTTGAAAAAACGGATCATGGACGAAGTTACTTCTGTAGCATCTCGCATAATTTTAGATTTATCTGATTCAGATCTTGAAGAGCGTGTTGTGGCCGGATTGCTTCGTATTATTGAAATGGAATCGGTTAAAGTTGATTGCAGGGAAAATGAAATCATAATCCGTACTGGATTTGCTCATGAAGGAGTGCACAGAGAAAAAACTGTCATTATGCTGAATAAGCTTTTTCCTGACTGCGCAGAACATATTTTTAAAGTTGAACCTGAACTCGGATTTGGAATTGAACTGGTTGCAGGAGACAGGAAATGGGAATGGAATCTTACATCATACGTAGGTGACTTGGAGAAGAATATTCTTGAAGAAATTGCAAAGAGTCCGTCCGGAGTAGAGTAA
- a CDS encoding F0F1 ATP synthase subunit C, whose amino-acid sequence METLGWIGFASIIGAGICMGIGAIGPAIGEGMALSRALSAIAQQPDETNTIVKFLFVGMAMVESTAIYCFVLAMILLFANPFWNFFIEKAAG is encoded by the coding sequence ATGGAAACTCTCGGCTGGATTGGATTTGCATCAATTATTGGTGCCGGAATATGCATGGGGATAGGTGCTATCGGCCCTGCTATCGGTGAAGGAATGGCGCTTTCACGAGCGTTAAGCGCAATTGCGCAGCAGCCAGACGAAACCAACACTATTGTAAAGTTTCTTTTCGTAGGGATGGCAATGGTTGAATCAACGGCTATTTATTGTTTTGTGCTCGCTATGATTTTGCTTTTTGCAAATCCTTTTTGGAACTTTTTTATTGAGAAGGCAGCAGGTTAA
- a CDS encoding F0F1 ATP synthase subunit A, translating to MEISPDLTVYFSYEFIKLNDTLIFTWIVMFILVAFSWLVTRRVTSSSIISDKQNFLEILVDGLLTQIEGATNQHPERFLPLLGTLFIFILVSNILSAVPGFSPPTGSLSTTTAFSLIVFLAVPYYGIKENGLVNYLKSYVQPSPLMLPFNIIGEVSRTFALAVRLFGNILSGTMMGAILLVIMPLLVPVIMQLLGLLIGVVQAYIFTVLAAVFIAAGLEVHSESGQKV from the coding sequence GTGGAAATAAGTCCGGATCTCACTGTTTATTTCAGTTATGAATTTATAAAGTTGAATGACACTCTTATCTTCACATGGATTGTCATGTTCATACTTGTTGCTTTTTCGTGGCTGGTAACACGAAGAGTTACTTCTTCATCCATTATATCTGATAAGCAAAATTTTCTTGAAATTCTGGTAGATGGATTACTTACTCAGATTGAAGGGGCAACTAATCAGCATCCTGAAAGATTTTTGCCGTTGCTGGGAACTCTTTTTATTTTCATATTAGTTTCAAATATTCTTTCCGCTGTACCCGGCTTTTCACCTCCCACAGGTTCGCTTTCTACGACGACAGCCTTTAGCCTGATCGTATTTTTAGCTGTTCCTTATTACGGCATAAAAGAAAACGGACTTGTTAATTATCTTAAAAGTTATGTGCAGCCGTCTCCGCTCATGCTTCCTTTTAATATAATAGGAGAAGTCAGCCGGACTTTTGCTCTTGCTGTGCGTTTGTTTGGAAATATTTTAAGCGGAACAATGATGGGCGCAATTTTACTCGTGATAATGCCTCTTCTGGTTCCTGTGATAATGCAGCTTTTGGGGCTTTTGATAGGAGTCGTTCAAGCTTATATTTTTACGGTTTTAGCGGCGGTATTTATTGCTGCCGGATTGGAAGTTCATTCTGAAAGCGGTCAAAAAGTGTAA